In Populus alba chromosome 9, ASM523922v2, whole genome shotgun sequence, a genomic segment contains:
- the LOC118058826 gene encoding probable BOI-related E3 ubiquitin-protein ligase 2 yields the protein MAIEAQFPFCGGSQQDWMDYGCGGLNQYFNVEQQKQQQLQQCNMHQLQNYQLQRNQNLFSDNTLVSASKNNCNTSNLSMGTAYDEKQRQEIDHYIRLQNERLRLVLQEQKRRQLGSLLKKLESKALPILKQKDEEIAQAAKRTVELGEFLKKLEFENHTWQRMAQENEAMVVSLNNTIEQLRENSSGCFNNGAEDAESCCDVSSGAEEGFLDRKRKMLMVCKGCNSRNSCILFLPCRHLCSCKACVAFLDSCPVCQTPKKASIEALMV from the exons ATGGCAATAGAAGCTCAGTTTCCATTTTGTGGAGGGTCCCAACAGGATTGGATGGATTATGGCTGTGGAGGTTTGAATCAGTACTTCAATGTTGAGCAACAAAAACAGCAGCAGCTGCAGCAATGTAACATGCATCAGCTACAGAATTACCAGCTTCAAAGGAATCAAAATCTCTTCTCTGATAACACTCTTGTTTCTGCTTCGAAAAATAACTGCAACACCAGTAATCTTTCAATGGGTACCGCCTACGATGAGAAGCAAAGACAAGAGATTGATCACTATATCAGACTGCAG AATGAGAGATTGAGATTGGTGTTACAAGAGCAAAAAAGGCGGCAGCTTGGATCGTTGTTAAAGAAACTAGAATCAAAGGCCCTGCCTATATTGAAACAGAAGGATGAAGAAATAGCACAGGCAGCTAAAAGAACAGTGGAGCTTGGAGAGTTCCTGAAGAAACTAGAGTTTGAGAATCATACATGGCAAAGAATGGCTCAAGAAAACGAAGCCATGGTTGTTTCTCTCAACAACACAATTGAACAGCTTAGAGAAAATTCATCTGGTTGCTTTAACAATGGTGCAGAGGATGCAGAGTCCTGCTGCGATGTTAGTAGCGGAGCAGAGGAGGGGTTTCttgatagaaagagaaagatgtTGATGGTATGCAAGGGATGTAATTCTAGGAATTCGTGTATTTTGTTCCTTCCTTGCAGGCACCTTTGCTCATGTAAAGCCTGTGTGGCTTTTCTTGATTCTTGTCCGGTGTGTCAAACACCAAAGAAGGCCAGTATCGAGGCTTTAATGGTTTAG